A stretch of Paenibacillus mucilaginosus 3016 DNA encodes these proteins:
- a CDS encoding ABC transporter substrate-binding protein — MGGARNKGGRMPLVLALSLGLTGCSDSGSDNMASTDGTKALSISAFINTPNQAPTADNRIYKKIEQELGVKLNMEFIVGDLQQKLGVMIAGGDYPDLITADPKLVSAGAVIPLEELIDQHAPNLKKHFAKVWNKMKDSKDGHIYWLPNYGVISGEYLTTYYSGPAFWIQKDILKEAGYPTPKTLDDYLKLIRDYAKKHPAIDGQPTIGFTTLAYDWRTFPLLNAPEHLTGHPNDGGVVVDNAVASVFADKDMAKRYYKELNGLYNDGLLDKEAFVQNYDQYLAKLSSGRVLGMFDQHWNFQPAEDTLVSQNKIGRTYVGFPLVYDTSIKDYYLERPAPNLNNGFGISKDAKDPVRIIKFLDALMDEKYQKLLSWGEEGVDYMVGKDGKFYRTPEQRKQQEDPAWKLANRADGFFGAVPKMEGTFSDGNATSAGSQPEEFYQSLKPEDKELLDAYGHKTWTDFFSPPPENPVYYPAWQIDLIDGSDAAVANKQMTDASLKYLPKAIMSKTDQFDSVWNEYVNAYKKINVKAYEDRINEQIQWRIKNWSSK, encoded by the coding sequence ATGGGGGGAGCAAGGAACAAAGGCGGCCGGATGCCGCTTGTTCTGGCACTCAGTCTGGGGCTTACCGGCTGTTCGGACAGCGGCAGCGACAACATGGCTTCAACAGATGGAACGAAAGCGCTTAGCATATCCGCGTTCATCAATACGCCGAATCAGGCGCCGACGGCGGATAACCGGATCTACAAAAAAATCGAGCAGGAGCTCGGTGTCAAGCTGAACATGGAATTCATCGTCGGTGACCTGCAGCAAAAGCTCGGTGTGATGATCGCGGGGGGCGACTACCCGGACCTTATTACGGCTGACCCAAAGCTCGTGTCGGCGGGAGCGGTCATTCCGCTGGAGGAACTGATCGACCAGCATGCGCCCAATCTCAAAAAACACTTTGCTAAGGTTTGGAACAAGATGAAGGACTCCAAAGACGGGCATATCTATTGGCTGCCGAACTACGGAGTGATTAGCGGGGAGTATCTTACCACTTATTATTCCGGCCCGGCGTTCTGGATCCAAAAAGATATTCTGAAGGAAGCGGGTTACCCCACACCGAAGACCCTGGACGATTACTTGAAGCTGATCCGCGATTATGCGAAGAAGCATCCGGCCATCGACGGCCAACCGACGATCGGTTTCACCACCCTCGCCTACGACTGGAGAACCTTTCCGCTGCTGAATGCGCCCGAGCATCTGACAGGCCATCCGAACGACGGCGGAGTGGTCGTGGATAACGCCGTAGCGTCCGTATTCGCCGACAAGGATATGGCCAAGCGGTATTACAAGGAACTGAACGGCCTGTATAACGACGGCCTGCTGGATAAGGAGGCGTTCGTCCAGAACTACGATCAGTACCTCGCGAAGCTGTCGTCCGGCCGCGTGCTCGGCATGTTCGACCAGCATTGGAACTTCCAGCCGGCGGAAGATACGCTGGTCTCGCAGAATAAGATCGGCAGAACCTATGTCGGGTTCCCGCTGGTCTATGACACAAGCATCAAGGATTACTATCTCGAGCGACCGGCACCCAACTTAAACAACGGCTTCGGCATCAGCAAGGACGCCAAAGACCCCGTACGCATCATCAAATTCCTCGACGCGCTGATGGATGAGAAATACCAGAAGCTGCTGTCATGGGGGGAAGAGGGCGTCGACTATATGGTCGGCAAGGACGGGAAGTTCTACCGTACGCCGGAGCAGCGCAAGCAGCAGGAGGACCCGGCCTGGAAGCTTGCCAACCGTGCCGACGGATTCTTCGGGGCCGTACCGAAGATGGAAGGCACCTTCAGTGACGGGAATGCGACAAGTGCGGGCAGCCAGCCGGAGGAGTTCTACCAATCCTTGAAGCCGGAGGATAAGGAGCTGCTCGATGCTTACGGGCATAAGACCTGGACGGACTTCTTCTCCCCGCCGCCTGAGAATCCGGTCTATTACCCGGCATGGCAGATCGATCTGATCGACGGCTCCGATGCCGCGGTCGCCAATAAGCAGATGACCGACGCTTCACTCAAATATTTGCCGAAGGCGATCATGTCCAAAACGGACCAATTCGACTCCGTGTGGAACGAGTATGTCAATGCCTACAAGAAAATCAACGTGAAGGCTTACGAGGACCGCATCAACGAGCAGATTCAGTGGAGGATCAAAAACTGGTCTTCCAAATAA
- a CDS encoding helix-turn-helix domain-containing protein, producing MYRLLIVDDEEIITDGLYEAFRQLMPDNLDICKAYSAKEALRWLSRTRIDLVLTDIRMPGMTGLELSKSIQSYWPRCRIIFLTGYSEFDYAYQAIQMPHVRYLLKTEGYAKVIQTVQEVMLELEQSSQMKALVERSQEQRDAFEFMAQGGYFRHLLQESHHLAKHPELLAGHFDTFHIPLDPNLPVVLALGRLAYPEGSTYAERSGMLASARIIWNSFLSEHVRSLGILDKHEDMLWFIQMSERKEERFGEHLIRFLEGTLEQIQEACQSSLGFTMSFTLSGASCEWGAVTGQYERLRQLQQMKIGDGVAMILTDRRDQVDHVPIKEGSRTGLQAELLESHLEAGRAEDFFQCLEEVTSSMLQRKGDVQKTVEAYYSIALVLLSCINRWRLHGQIGDYSKLMRLDEHPSIREGFDYLYSLAGRIFSVRQMDERDRTTHIIDRICGFIAGHLHEDLSLVRLAEIHFFNPSYLSRLFKQETGMNLSDYIEQCRIRKAKELLGDGDRKIREVGASVGYEAAHSFSRFFKKATGMTPQEYREALITL from the coding sequence ATGTACCGGCTGCTGATTGTGGATGATGAAGAAATCATCACCGATGGACTCTATGAGGCGTTCCGCCAGCTCATGCCGGACAACCTCGATATCTGCAAAGCTTATTCGGCCAAAGAAGCACTGCGCTGGCTGTCGCGTACCCGTATCGATTTGGTATTGACGGACATTCGTATGCCCGGAATGACGGGCCTCGAACTGTCCAAGTCCATCCAATCGTATTGGCCAAGGTGCAGGATCATCTTCCTCACCGGCTACAGTGAATTCGACTATGCCTATCAGGCGATTCAAATGCCCCATGTCCGGTATTTGCTCAAAACGGAAGGTTACGCCAAAGTGATTCAAACCGTTCAAGAGGTCATGCTGGAATTGGAACAAAGCAGTCAAATGAAAGCCTTAGTCGAGCGCTCGCAAGAGCAGCGGGATGCGTTTGAATTCATGGCGCAAGGAGGCTACTTCCGCCACCTTCTGCAGGAAAGCCACCACCTTGCTAAGCATCCGGAGCTGCTGGCCGGCCATTTTGATACATTTCACATCCCGCTGGATCCGAATCTACCCGTTGTGCTGGCCCTTGGCCGCTTAGCTTATCCCGAAGGGAGCACGTATGCCGAAAGAAGCGGGATGCTGGCTTCCGCCAGAATCATCTGGAACTCCTTCCTGTCTGAGCATGTGCGCAGCCTCGGAATTCTGGACAAGCATGAGGATATGCTGTGGTTCATTCAGATGTCTGAGAGAAAGGAAGAGAGGTTCGGAGAGCACTTGATCCGTTTCTTGGAGGGAACGCTTGAGCAGATCCAGGAAGCCTGTCAGTCCTCCCTCGGGTTCACGATGTCCTTCACCCTAAGCGGTGCCTCCTGTGAATGGGGAGCCGTCACCGGGCAGTATGAACGACTCCGCCAGCTGCAGCAGATGAAGATCGGTGACGGGGTGGCCATGATCTTAACGGACCGACGGGATCAGGTGGATCACGTTCCGATCAAAGAGGGATCGCGAACCGGTCTGCAGGCGGAACTTCTGGAATCCCACCTGGAAGCCGGCAGAGCGGAGGATTTCTTCCAATGTCTGGAGGAAGTGACAAGCAGCATGCTGCAGAGGAAGGGGGATGTACAAAAAACGGTCGAGGCCTATTATTCGATCGCCCTCGTTCTGCTCTCCTGCATCAACCGCTGGAGGCTGCACGGTCAAATCGGTGATTACAGCAAACTGATGCGTCTCGACGAGCACCCCTCCATAAGAGAAGGATTTGACTATTTATACAGCCTTGCCGGCCGTATATTCAGTGTGAGGCAGATGGATGAAAGGGACCGGACGACGCATATCATCGACAGAATCTGCGGCTTTATTGCCGGGCATTTGCACGAAGACCTGTCCCTCGTTCGGCTGGCGGAAATCCATTTTTTCAACCCGTCTTACTTATCCAGGTTATTCAAACAGGAGACAGGGATGAACCTGTCGGATTATATCGAGCAGTGCCGAATCCGAAAGGCCAAGGAGCTTCTGGGGGACGGAGACCGCAAAATACGCGAAGTGGGCGCATCGGTCGGCTATGAGGCGGCGCATTCCTTTAGCCGCTTCTTCAAAAAAGCGACAGGCATGACCCCGCAGGAATACCGCGAAGCCCTGATAACCCTGTGA
- a CDS encoding sensor histidine kinase, with product MITFSSRTLRSSIFARLLFTYVIVIAPILALGGYLYQWSYTNASEELSRTSITRLSHYLQDLNRELSWMELQQFDILEDPDLNKLTVTWERMDPVDRRASLNDLLQRLTSVKNTSAYIKDISVHIPYVNKTISAVHAVDELDQERFGWFRSQPGRNESRLIWWRDSLHLSALKQRGKKGEEPLFAVQIELDMEKLRESLLQIRMNPESGSFLVSDGARFTVTSGQEAASVVQSYLREARAASSDTFYVHSEGKNYHFDRVYSAALGLSAAAYLPEEAVRRPLSRFYTWAWLFVFTSLVAVAIYSFSTYRYVHKPLLILVKSFKRMEEGELDMQIEHEPKDEFGYLYHRFNQMLLKLQALIDQDYKQKLMMQKAELKQLQSQINPHFLYNSFFILHSLSRSGDIERIEQFTHMLGEYFRFITRNGEDHVSLSEEIRHSRMYTDIQQFRFSRRIRVQFDELPEAMEQIRVPRLILQPIIENAYEHGLEEMDEEGFLRVCFETHGNEARIIVEDNGDGITPAEIEALKQRLVHTSESEMTGMINIHRRIHLTYGEGSGLFLSQNGLKGLRVEIRIMHGEEGPYVPAADCG from the coding sequence TTGATTACTTTTTCCTCAAGAACCCTGCGCAGCTCCATCTTTGCCCGGCTGCTCTTCACTTATGTCATCGTGATAGCGCCCATTCTAGCGCTGGGGGGATATCTTTACCAGTGGAGCTATACGAACGCCAGTGAAGAGTTATCCAGAACCTCCATCACTCGGCTTTCCCATTATTTGCAGGATTTGAATCGCGAGCTCAGCTGGATGGAGCTCCAGCAGTTCGATATTCTGGAAGATCCCGACCTGAATAAGCTTACCGTCACCTGGGAGAGGATGGATCCTGTGGACCGGAGGGCCAGCCTGAATGATCTTCTGCAGCGGCTGACCTCCGTTAAGAATACCAGTGCTTACATCAAAGATATTTCCGTGCATATTCCGTACGTGAATAAAACCATCTCTGCGGTTCATGCGGTGGATGAATTGGATCAGGAGCGATTCGGCTGGTTTCGTTCTCAACCGGGAAGAAACGAAAGCCGGCTGATCTGGTGGAGGGATTCCCTCCATCTCAGTGCGTTGAAGCAAAGAGGGAAGAAGGGGGAGGAGCCCCTGTTCGCGGTGCAGATTGAACTGGATATGGAAAAGCTGAGGGAGTCCTTGCTTCAAATCCGCATGAATCCGGAAAGCGGTTCGTTTCTCGTCTCGGACGGAGCACGATTCACAGTTACGAGCGGTCAGGAGGCCGCTTCTGTGGTCCAAAGCTATCTGCGGGAGGCAAGGGCAGCAAGCTCCGATACGTTTTATGTCCATTCCGAAGGCAAGAACTATCACTTTGATCGTGTATATTCGGCTGCATTGGGATTGTCCGCGGCGGCCTATTTGCCGGAAGAAGCCGTCAGAAGACCGCTCAGCAGGTTCTATACTTGGGCGTGGCTGTTCGTCTTCACCTCTTTGGTGGCGGTCGCCATCTATTCCTTTTCCACGTACAGGTATGTACATAAGCCCTTGCTGATTCTCGTGAAAAGCTTCAAACGAATGGAAGAAGGTGAGCTCGATATGCAGATTGAACACGAACCCAAGGATGAATTCGGATATCTGTATCACCGTTTCAACCAGATGCTGTTGAAGCTGCAGGCGCTGATTGATCAGGATTATAAGCAGAAGCTCATGATGCAGAAGGCGGAGCTGAAGCAATTGCAATCCCAGATCAATCCGCATTTTCTCTACAATAGTTTTTTTATTCTCCATTCGCTCTCCCGAAGCGGGGATATCGAGAGAATCGAACAATTCACCCATATGCTTGGAGAGTACTTCCGCTTCATTACCCGCAATGGGGAAGACCATGTATCGCTCTCGGAAGAGATCAGGCATTCCAGGATGTACACGGATATTCAGCAGTTTCGTTTCAGCCGGCGCATTCGTGTACAGTTCGATGAGCTGCCGGAAGCCATGGAGCAGATCCGTGTCCCAAGGCTGATCCTTCAGCCGATTATTGAAAATGCCTATGAACACGGTCTGGAGGAAATGGATGAGGAAGGGTTCCTGCGCGTTTGCTTTGAGACGCATGGGAACGAGGCGAGAATCATTGTAGAAGATAACGGAGACGGCATTACTCCTGCAGAGATCGAGGCCCTGAAGCAGCGTCTGGTTCATACGTCGGAGAGCGAGATGACGGGTATGATCAACATTCACCGGAGGATTCACCTGACTTACGGAGAAGGCAGCGGCCTCTTTCTGTCGCAAAACGGCTTGAAGGGCTTGCGGGTCGAGATTCGGATCATGCACGGAGAGGAGGGGCCGTATGTACCGGCTGCTGATTGTGGATGA
- a CDS encoding response regulator: MFKVLVVDDEPLMLEGWKTMVDWQGCGYELCGTATDGEEALASIRASEPDLVLTDVRMPVLDGLGLIRAMRDELRVSTMTVIVSAYSEFTYAQQALRYQVDRYVLKPLVPEEIHQLLLELAGPLEKRLLEKDTAQRERAAAAAAAVVSLLKQGGPTAAGAAARVLGVREETRCGLVIAEAAQVDPGRVDDAMSLLPRVQRMAGAEFPGGLQLLAFEEAPGRAGLLVLDDGSSGDAFESRLTGTASVLAEQLEHAAVYCSMAAAGLAGLTELYRQTMVTRRRSMLCGRRAGMQRYQEHLACPLLPSGGSDEMYRDASACHGLGGPGRGQPRRGQPSSSI; the protein is encoded by the coding sequence ATGTTTAAGGTTCTGGTGGTGGATGACGAACCGTTGATGCTCGAAGGCTGGAAAACCATGGTGGATTGGCAGGGCTGCGGCTACGAGCTTTGCGGAACCGCGACGGACGGGGAAGAGGCCCTCGCATCGATTCGGGCCAGTGAACCGGATCTCGTCTTAACCGATGTCCGGATGCCGGTTCTCGACGGGCTCGGATTGATCCGGGCCATGAGAGATGAGCTGCGCGTCAGTACCATGACGGTCATTGTGAGCGCCTATTCGGAATTCACCTACGCTCAGCAGGCCCTGCGCTACCAGGTGGACCGTTATGTGCTGAAACCGCTCGTGCCGGAAGAAATTCACCAGCTGCTGCTTGAGCTGGCCGGTCCGCTGGAGAAGCGTCTTCTGGAGAAAGACACGGCCCAGAGGGAGCGGGCCGCAGCGGCGGCTGCCGCTGTGGTCAGCCTGCTGAAACAGGGGGGACCAACGGCTGCCGGAGCAGCCGCCCGGGTGCTCGGTGTCCGGGAAGAGACTCGATGCGGTCTTGTAATCGCTGAAGCTGCTCAGGTAGATCCCGGGAGGGTGGATGACGCAATGTCGCTTCTCCCCCGCGTACAGCGCATGGCCGGGGCTGAATTCCCAGGCGGGCTGCAGTTGTTGGCATTCGAAGAAGCGCCGGGCCGCGCCGGCCTGCTAGTCTTGGATGACGGATCAAGCGGAGATGCGTTTGAATCCCGGCTGACCGGGACGGCTTCCGTGCTGGCGGAGCAGCTTGAGCATGCTGCAGTTTACTGCAGCATGGCGGCCGCCGGACTTGCCGGCCTGACTGAGCTGTACAGACAGACGATGGTCACCCGCCGGCGGTCCATGCTCTGCGGCCGCAGAGCGGGCATGCAACGATACCAAGAGCACCTGGCCTGCCCCCTCCTTCCCTCTGGAGGATCTGACGAGATGTACAGAGATGCTTCTGCATGCCATGGACTCGGCGGACCTGGAAGGGGTCAGCCGCGCCGCGGACAGCCTTCTTCTTCTATTTGA
- a CDS encoding helix-turn-helix transcriptional regulator, with translation MLLHAMDSADLEGVSRAADSLLLLFERSGAQECWVQAAARHLHGELLRRFASSGGAAAEEDGWQWQMLHAWDGHEGAWYGESLKRLWTKTAGWLAVRKGPPMTGHSVVAEAAAYLRRHYREKIQLRDVARRFHLSPVYFGQQFKRETGMRFNEFLHKLRIGEALKLLRLTELRVSEIAPMLGYHDTEYFTHKFKALTGESPSLYKSKCREDRYAESRPDVP, from the coding sequence ATGCTTCTGCATGCCATGGACTCGGCGGACCTGGAAGGGGTCAGCCGCGCCGCGGACAGCCTTCTTCTTCTATTTGAGAGATCCGGTGCGCAGGAATGCTGGGTTCAGGCAGCGGCCAGACATCTGCACGGGGAGCTGCTCCGCCGGTTTGCCTCGTCAGGGGGAGCAGCCGCTGAGGAAGACGGCTGGCAGTGGCAGATGCTGCACGCATGGGATGGCCATGAGGGAGCATGGTACGGCGAGAGTCTGAAGCGGCTGTGGACCAAGACCGCGGGGTGGCTTGCGGTGAGGAAAGGGCCTCCAATGACCGGGCACAGTGTCGTAGCAGAGGCGGCCGCCTACCTGAGGCGGCACTACCGCGAGAAAATCCAGCTTCGGGATGTGGCCCGGCGCTTTCATCTCAGTCCCGTCTACTTCGGACAGCAGTTTAAACGGGAAACCGGCATGCGCTTCAACGAATTCCTCCACAAGCTGCGGATCGGCGAAGCCCTCAAACTGCTTCGCCTTACCGAACTGCGTGTTTCCGAAATCGCCCCCATGCTGGGTTACCATGATACCGAGTATTTCACCCACAAATTTAAAGCGCTTACAGGGGAGTCTCCGTCCCTTTACAAATCGAAATGCAGGGAGGATCGGTATGCGGAATCCAGGCCGGATGTTCCATAA
- a CDS encoding response regulator, which yields MYKVLLVDDEPYAIEGLRIMVDWEKHGFQIDSAYGSGVEALRHILRDPPHLVVTDICMPVMNGMELMEETRREGLDSILFVIMSGHSDFDYARQAMRMGVSHYLTKPLIPSEVEEVLVQLDAELRERERRKLISDKAEGYAFSRSLSVLLYGSETAERREAARTLEKLADRASEWTYLHVETDEESSGRAREAAQRLAERSACCCLVDSSRGTFGLVYGSREPGSIRVFAERLHETVQCTSSGVRAGVAAGCSIDRFHDLTLSYSSALEAARFLYYSPAGIVHYADIQGRTLSSDPEALKAADTIIDAVEGGHPETVAAAVREAFRTFQERMTLPELVGIFTTQVLLRCAMLYKELGGNADELLHSSGFGTSMRYGSHIEETARMLTRFCLNCQSAASTLWERQTGSTQAQVADFLRRHYRETFTIKELADRFYINPVYLGQSFSRKYGVGILDYIHDLRIEEARRLLRETNVASYVIAESLGYCGYQHFLKQFEKRLGMKPAHYRLLFQREEQLPSEPSPQHL from the coding sequence GTGTACAAAGTGCTGCTGGTGGATGATGAGCCGTACGCCATCGAGGGGCTTAGGATCATGGTGGATTGGGAGAAGCATGGCTTTCAAATTGACTCTGCATACGGCAGCGGGGTGGAGGCTCTTCGTCATATCCTTAGGGATCCGCCCCATCTGGTCGTTACCGACATCTGCATGCCGGTGATGAACGGGATGGAGCTTATGGAAGAAACACGCCGGGAGGGGCTGGACTCCATCCTGTTCGTGATCATGAGCGGGCACAGCGATTTCGACTATGCGAGACAGGCAATGCGTATGGGCGTTTCGCATTATTTGACGAAGCCGCTCATCCCCTCGGAAGTGGAAGAGGTTCTGGTGCAGCTTGACGCGGAGCTTCGTGAACGGGAGAGGCGAAAGCTCATCAGCGACAAGGCGGAAGGTTATGCGTTCAGCCGCTCGCTTTCGGTGCTGCTCTACGGGAGCGAGACGGCCGAGCGGCGGGAAGCGGCACGGACGCTGGAGAAGCTTGCGGACCGGGCGTCCGAGTGGACTTATCTGCATGTCGAGACGGATGAAGAAAGCTCGGGCAGGGCCCGGGAAGCCGCGCAGCGTTTGGCGGAGAGATCAGCCTGCTGCTGCCTGGTCGACTCGAGCAGGGGCACCTTCGGGCTCGTCTACGGTTCGCGAGAACCCGGCAGCATCCGGGTATTCGCAGAGCGTCTGCATGAGACTGTGCAGTGCACGTCATCCGGCGTCAGGGCAGGGGTGGCCGCAGGCTGCAGCATAGATCGTTTCCATGACCTGACGCTCTCTTACAGCAGCGCGCTTGAGGCCGCAAGGTTTTTGTACTACAGCCCTGCCGGTATCGTTCATTATGCCGACATTCAAGGCAGGACCCTCTCTTCCGACCCGGAGGCCCTGAAAGCGGCGGATACCATCATAGATGCAGTGGAGGGAGGGCACCCGGAAACGGTTGCCGCTGCGGTCAGGGAAGCTTTCCGTACGTTCCAAGAGCGGATGACACTGCCCGAGCTTGTAGGTATATTTACGACGCAGGTGCTGCTTCGCTGCGCCATGCTCTATAAGGAGCTCGGCGGCAATGCCGATGAACTTCTTCATTCATCGGGCTTTGGAACCTCGATGCGGTATGGCAGTCACATAGAGGAGACCGCCCGAATGCTGACCCGGTTCTGCCTGAATTGCCAATCAGCCGCTTCCACGCTGTGGGAGAGACAGACGGGAAGCACGCAGGCTCAGGTAGCCGACTTCCTGCGTCGCCATTACAGGGAAACGTTCACGATCAAAGAACTCGCAGACCGCTTCTATATCAACCCTGTCTACTTGGGCCAGTCGTTCTCCCGAAAGTACGGGGTGGGCATTTTGGATTATATTCATGACCTTCGCATCGAGGAAGCCCGGCGGCTGCTCAGAGAGACGAATGTGGCCTCGTATGTTATCGCGGAATCCCTTGGCTACTGCGGCTATCAGCATTTTCTCAAGCAGTTCGAGAAACGACTTGGGATGAAGCCCGCCCATTACAGGCTTTTGTTTCAGAGAGAGGAGCAGCTTCCTTCGGAACCCTCCCCGCAGCATCTATAG
- a CDS encoding cache domain-containing sensor histidine kinase, which translates to MRNPGRMFHKVNDIPLKYKFLLIYLFCVLFPIIALNIFFYQRHTADIRIREEDNLRKSIERASGELLGMIEESVALSHSIASDNSIYEALDRTYDTAVDYYEEYNSSLRGKLTRYQSASPNILEIGIYADNPTIQTGTHYHVIGTGSQNTPWLERLMSTDGSISFTAYHDNRIFNPGRRISIVSRMNKFPSYSKYAKYLKIDLNVDKVDRILNRETGSLQLQLVDEQNRVVATSAGFGEPGAQIPAHPSFQAADPESGLVLERPIASLNYVKGWKLVGFADTRRMDALLAAAHRSIYWLAVASTVLPTLLIWIILRSYHYRVKKLSKHMGRVRNECFDLIDIPEGRDEIGALIRNFNVMTCKINSLINEVYKLEIRQKSLELERVRTELSMLQSQMNPHFLFNTLNALLVVCTKKGYTDVAEIMKNLSLLMRQLLTRADDLVPLQEEIQFTAMYLQIEKFRFGELFDYTFDIDPRALALRIPRMSIQPLVENACKHGLQARKDNRKIRVAARLTERALEIQVSDNGVGMEEAKLRRLMEDIRSDRRMDGHIGIRSVYRRLGLFYHDQARFLMESDPDTGTEAGFHIPVSRLDVKVWMKEA; encoded by the coding sequence ATGCGGAATCCAGGCCGGATGTTCCATAAAGTCAACGACATTCCTCTCAAGTATAAATTTTTGCTGATCTACTTGTTCTGCGTGCTTTTCCCTATCATTGCGCTCAATATCTTCTTCTATCAGCGCCATACCGCCGATATTCGGATCCGCGAGGAAGATAATCTCCGCAAGTCGATCGAAAGGGCTTCGGGGGAGCTGCTCGGCATGATTGAGGAGAGCGTGGCACTCAGCCATTCGATCGCAAGCGACAATTCGATATACGAAGCGCTCGATCGAACGTATGATACCGCGGTCGATTACTATGAAGAATATAACAGCTCCCTGCGGGGGAAATTGACCCGCTATCAGTCCGCCTCTCCCAATATACTGGAAATCGGCATCTATGCGGATAACCCGACGATACAGACCGGTACGCACTACCATGTCATCGGTACGGGGAGCCAGAATACGCCATGGCTGGAGCGGCTGATGAGCACGGATGGAAGCATCTCCTTCACGGCTTACCACGACAACCGCATCTTCAACCCCGGCAGGCGCATCAGCATCGTTTCCCGGATGAACAAGTTCCCCTCTTATTCGAAGTATGCCAAGTATTTGAAGATCGACCTGAACGTGGACAAAGTGGACCGCATTCTGAATCGGGAGACCGGAAGCCTTCAGCTTCAGCTTGTCGATGAACAGAACCGGGTGGTGGCCACCAGCGCAGGCTTCGGGGAGCCGGGCGCACAGATCCCGGCCCATCCGTCTTTCCAGGCCGCTGACCCGGAATCCGGGTTAGTGTTGGAGCGGCCCATAGCGAGCTTGAACTATGTGAAGGGGTGGAAGCTGGTCGGCTTTGCCGATACCCGGCGCATGGATGCGCTGCTGGCGGCCGCCCATCGTTCCATATATTGGCTTGCCGTCGCAAGCACGGTGCTGCCTACGCTCCTGATCTGGATTATTCTCCGCTCCTATCATTACCGGGTCAAAAAGCTGTCCAAGCACATGGGCAGGGTACGCAACGAGTGCTTCGACCTGATCGACATCCCGGAGGGACGCGATGAGATCGGCGCTCTTATCCGGAACTTCAACGTCATGACCTGCAAAATCAACTCGCTCATCAACGAAGTCTACAAGCTGGAGATCCGGCAAAAAAGTCTTGAGCTCGAACGGGTACGCACGGAACTCTCCATGCTGCAAAGCCAAATGAATCCGCATTTTCTGTTCAATACGCTGAACGCTTTGCTGGTCGTATGCACGAAAAAGGGATATACCGACGTGGCCGAGATTATGAAAAACTTGTCCCTGCTCATGAGGCAGCTGCTCACCCGTGCGGACGATCTCGTTCCGCTGCAGGAAGAGATTCAGTTCACGGCGATGTACCTGCAGATCGAGAAATTCCGCTTCGGCGAACTGTTCGATTACACCTTCGACATCGATCCGCGGGCGCTTGCTCTGCGCATCCCCCGAATGAGCATTCAACCGCTCGTGGAGAATGCCTGCAAGCATGGGCTTCAGGCCCGAAAGGACAATCGCAAAATCAGGGTCGCTGCGCGGCTGACGGAGCGTGCGCTGGAAATCCAGGTCTCCGACAACGGGGTCGGTATGGAGGAAGCGAAGCTCAGAAGGCTGATGGAGGATATACGGTCCGACCGAAGGATGGACGGCCATATCGGAATACGCAGCGTATACCGGCGGCTGGGGCTGTTCTATCACGATCAGGCCCGTTTTCTAATGGAGAGCGATCCGGATACGGGAACGGAGGCGGGCTTTCATATTCCGGTCTCCAGGCTGGATGTGAAGGTATGGATGAAGGAGGCGTAA